The window CtattaagaaaacaataattttatagcacACACAAAAAACCGGACGCCATCTTATTGTTTATGGCcaatttttatacatgtattgccatatattttaatgaattgtgACTATACacatttcattcatatttgAAACACTATAacttctatgtatatatataaaagatatcagAATATGAATAATGTAATCGACTtacaactatttataaaacatttatgaaaaaaatcatataagtagtataatacaaaaatatcatcaacGAAGGAACAATTGGGAACCAGTTTATGCCACCTCTTTTTCTTCAGCTATTCTTTAAAGATTTCAGcgaataatttaacttaaaattacttgttatcattatgataaaaataataaatattctttagtaAGCAACTATAAATGCTATAACGaatgtcaaatgtcaaaaatattgtgcTTGCTAATTTGACTTCTGTTACccacaaaaaattaaataacatcttATTACCTTTccttatattacaaataaaaccttttcacttctttagtaatttaaaggatagtaatatttatttttcactatGAATCCAATGTCGATGGACAGAGATGAACCAACTTCTTTGTCATCGGTTTCCACAAACCATCCCTTAGAACAGTTCATATTGCTTGCTAAAGGTGCTAAGGGTTCAGCATGTGCGGAACTAATTAAACAGGTTCTTGAAGCTCCAGGAGTGCATGTTTTCGGAGAACTTTTAGAAATGCCAAACATAAAAgaggtattaaaaattaactattttctATCATTCAATCTGGCAGTCTTCTCTTTCCTAttcagatttataaataaattattttaatttcagttggAGACAGGACCTTATGCGacacattttaaaactctCAATTTGTTTGCATATGGTACTTATAAAGactatttagaaaataaacctGAATACTTAGAACTAAATCCTGTACAATGTAAAAAGTTACAACATTTAACAATAGCAACTTTGGCTACTCAAGAAAAATGTATACCATACAGTGTGCTTCTAGAAGAATTAGACATTAAGAATGTTAGGGATTTGGaggatttaattattgaagCCATTTATGCAGGTTAGTATTTCTACTATCATTTGTTCTGCTgattaaaatatctcataaaATTAGTCCTACTAAGTGATTACAATATTTCAATCATGTTTATAACCCAACTTCATtccacttaaataaatatatgaaaaaaattggatttcacatatgatatggtAAATAATTACAGATATAATCCATGGAAAGCTTGACCAAGAATGTAAGCGTGTAGAAGTGGATGTCGCATTAGGACGGGATGCTCGGTTAGAAGATGCTGCAGCCATAGCTGATGTGTTAGCGGACTGGTGTAATGCCTGTGAAACTGTCCTCAACTCAGTGGATCGACATATACAGAGGGCCAACCACCATAAACAACGGTCTATTAGACACCAACAAACTATTGAACAGGAGGTTAGGACTCCAAATGTTgttttgaaaagtattttgtcgTGACTTTTCCCcttgtgataaaaataatgctatgtttaaaatatgaaaactaatataaaagtgTATAAAACTAACATATGACCTAATTTACTCTGAGAACATATGTGAAGTTTCGCAACTTCAaccaaattgttttcattgtaatataagttgtggataacaatattattatgatataattctGTGGTACAACAGATGAAGCATCATATTCCTAAAATTGATGTTTgtcattatcataatattttgttttatttttatcatatcgtGTATTGATATTCTTGCAGATTGGATTTATCAAAAAGACATTAAAGGCCCAAGCAGAAAATGAGGAATCTGCTTCCGGTGGTGGTAGCGAGACACATTCGGCTCCCAAGAAAAACTCTAGTAAGACATCAAAATACGTTATGAGGAGTGGAAAGTTTTGGcagaaaataacataataatttttattttataaattgttgtataataaatatttaggtaCTACTCGCTTCATTGTTGTTATTAATCCACCTCAGGGGCTGTCAATAAAATACGTGTCACGTTAAGGTCGAGGGGTTCTACAAAGTGTGAGGTCATGTCACAAGGGCGAGAGGAGGAGTCTTAGTCGACGTGATGACACAACCGTTACAAAAAGTTCTACCACATAAGttacaactttattatttcaataaatataattatacaaaacgctgttttaattaagctctaataaaatgtaaatgaatcTAAGGTGTGGggatttatactttaatattgtcTACTAGGATGAAcgagacaaaatattaaaattgtgacTTTTCAAGAGCTTAATGAACACAACGTGTATGTAAAATTCGAACAAACATTCctacaatttaatatgttattgtaaCAGTCCTAGGCAAATTGATtggttacatataaaattctaacaaaattaccaaaatacacaataaaaGTGTGGCTttcctaaattatttttgaaattaagaatcgtaaattacaaaattagataattttttggcattaaaataaaaatataactagtaACACCGTGT of the Danaus plexippus chromosome 13 unlocalized genomic scaffold, MEX_DaPlex mxdp_15, whole genome shotgun sequence genome contains:
- the LOC116770353 gene encoding COP9 signalosome complex subunit 7b isoform X1, giving the protein MNPMSMDRDEPTSLSSVSTNHPLEQFILLAKGAKGSACAELIKQVLEAPGVHVFGELLEMPNIKELETGPYATHFKTLNLFAYGTYKDYLENKPEYLELNPVQCKKLQHLTIATLATQEKCIPYSVLLEELDIKNVRDLEDLIIEAIYADIIHGKLDQECKRVEVDVALGRDARLEDAAAIADVLADWCNACETVLNSVDRHIQRANHHKQRSIRHQQTIEQEIGFIKKTLKAQAENEESASGGGSETHSAPKKNSSRGVLQSVRSCHKGERRSLSRRDDTTVTKSSTT
- the LOC116770353 gene encoding COP9 signalosome complex subunit 7b isoform X2; translated protein: MNPMSMDRDEPTSLSSVSTNHPLEQFILLAKGAKGSACAELIKQVLEAPGVHVFGELLEMPNIKELETGPYATHFKTLNLFAYGTYKDYLENKPEYLELNPVQCKKLQHLTIATLATQEKCIPYSVLLEELDIKNVRDLEDLIIEAIYADIIHGKLDQECKRVEVDVALGRDARLEDAAAIADVLADWCNACETVLNSVDRHIQRANHHKQRSIRHQQTIEQEIGFIKKTLKAQAENEESASGGGSETHSAPKKNSRAVNKIRVTLRSRGSTKCEVMSQGREEES